The region GGTTGATCGGGTGGGATTGGTTCTGGGTCGGGATCGCCGCCCTGTTGGACATCGGCCATTGGGTCGCCGGCGCCAGCCAGCGCAACCAGCTTCCCGGCAGGCGGACCACAACCGCATAGGAGCTGAACCGGAACGCCGACCGGGCAGCCCTCGGCTGGCAAGGCAGATCCCGACGGGATGTCCTTGACCGGGCTACCTCCACCGCGATCCCGAGCTGCCGACTCATGAGGTACCGGGATGGGTCCTGGGTCGACCCCGTATATGCCAGATCTCATGCGTTTGGGGTGAGGTCTCCACGGCCGCCGTCCCTCTAGGTTGACGAGAGGAACGGCACCTGGCGTGGGCGGTGATCAGGGATGGCGACCACCAACGTGGAAGCGCCGGGAGGCGCGACCGTCACCCAGCGGTGGCTGGCTCGCCTGGCCCTGGTGACCGCCGCGGCGGCCGTGCTGATGCCGCCGCTGGTGGCAGGACTTCGGCAGAGCCTGGCCTTGGTGCTGGTCGGGTTGGCCGGCCTGGCCCTGACCTTGGCCGGGGCGTGGTGGGCGCTGACCAACAAGGGCCTGGTGCGGGGCCTGGCGGTCGCGCTGGCGGTGGCGGCGCCGCTGACGGTCCTGGTGCTGTACACCCGTGCCCGGCTGACCTGGCTGGTCCTGCTGGCGTTGGGGCTGTTGGTGCTGGCCTTGGCCGCCGGCAGGGCTGCGCTGCGCCGCGATGTCATCCCCGAGAAGCTGCCGGAGTACGACGTCCCGCCGCCCCGGCGGCCGTTCATGATCATGAACCCGCGCTCCGGCGGCGGGAAGGTGGTCAGGTTCGGCCTCAAGGACAAGGCCGAGGCCCTCGGCGCCACCGTCGCCCTGCTGGAAGGGCCCGGGGTGGTGGATGTGGGTGAGCTGGCCCGCCGGGCGGTGGCCGACGGGGCCGACCTGCTGGGGGTGGCCGGCGGGGATGGGACCCAGGCGCTGGTCGCCGGCATCGCGGCCGAGCACGGCATCCCGCTGATGGTCATCTCGGCCGGCACCCGCAACCACTTCGCCCTGGATCTGGGGCTGGACCGTGAGGACCCATCCCGCTGCCTGGATGCGCTGCGCGACGGTGTCGAGCTCCATGTCGACCTGGGGTTCATCGGCGACCGCCCGTTCGTCAACAACGCCTCCTTCGGCGCCTATGCCGCCGTGGTGCAGAGCCCGGCCTACCGCGACGACAAGACCCGCACCACCCTGGACCTGCTGCCAGGACTGCTGGTCGGCCACCAGGGGCCGCGGCTGGTCGCCCGGGCCGGGAATGTGACCATCGAGGGGCCGCAGGCGGTCCTGGTCTCCAACAACGTCTACGGGATGGGCGACATCGCCGGGCTGGGGCGCCGGGCCCGGCTCGACCAGGCGACCCTGGGCCTGTTCGCCGTCACCGTCGCCAGCGCGGTCCAGGCGGCCGGCCTTGTCCGCGGGACACAATCCCGTGGGCTCACCAGGCTGGCCGGGCGCCAGGTCGTGGTCGACGCCGATGCATCCCAGATCCCGGTTGGGGTCGACGGCGAGGCGCTGGTGCTGGACACGCCCGTCCGCTGCACTGTGCAGCCGGCCGCCCTGCGGGTCCGGGTGCCCCGTGACCGTCCTGGTGTGCCCGATCCCAAGCCAATCATGGACTGGAAGCGGCTGTGGCACATCGCCCTGACCGTATCTGGCCCGGTCTCCGGGGCGGCCCGGCCACCTTGAGGAGATCTCCAACAGAAGCCGTAC is a window of Actinomycetota bacterium DNA encoding:
- a CDS encoding diacylglycerol kinase family protein — protein: MATTNVEAPGGATVTQRWLARLALVTAAAAVLMPPLVAGLRQSLALVLVGLAGLALTLAGAWWALTNKGLVRGLAVALAVAAPLTVLVLYTRARLTWLVLLALGLLVLALAAGRAALRRDVIPEKLPEYDVPPPRRPFMIMNPRSGGGKVVRFGLKDKAEALGATVALLEGPGVVDVGELARRAVADGADLLGVAGGDGTQALVAGIAAEHGIPLMVISAGTRNHFALDLGLDREDPSRCLDALRDGVELHVDLGFIGDRPFVNNASFGAYAAVVQSPAYRDDKTRTTLDLLPGLLVGHQGPRLVARAGNVTIEGPQAVLVSNNVYGMGDIAGLGRRARLDQATLGLFAVTVASAVQAAGLVRGTQSRGLTRLAGRQVVVDADASQIPVGVDGEALVLDTPVRCTVQPAALRVRVPRDRPGVPDPKPIMDWKRLWHIALTVSGPVSGAARPP